A window from Enterocloster bolteae encodes these proteins:
- a CDS encoding nucleoside 2-deoxyribosyltransferase, with amino-acid sequence MEIRVRSLAKLLKNSGWTHTYDWTSLLYDRTSHVSEKTTDIETLRHIGEQEYNGVKQADVVIILTPQGRGTHTEFGMALALGVIIYLCHKDDTYFKCDDNTSAFYWLPQVKHLIGNTDYIAAQLLNACFHPRLKA; translated from the coding sequence TTGGAAATCCGGGTCCGCAGTCTTGCCAAACTGCTTAAAAACTCCGGCTGGACACATACCTATGACTGGACGTCTCTCCTTTATGACCGGACATCCCATGTCTCAGAGAAAACAACAGATATCGAAACACTCAGGCATATTGGCGAACAGGAGTATAATGGGGTAAAGCAGGCTGATGTTGTCATTATATTGACTCCTCAGGGAAGAGGAACTCATACAGAATTTGGAATGGCCCTCGCCCTCGGCGTAATAATCTATTTGTGTCATAAGGACGATACGTATTTCAAGTGTGATGATAATACATCGGCGTTTTATTGGCTTCCGCAAGTAAAGCATCTTATTGGGAATACAGATTATATTGCCGCCCAGCTGCTTAATGCCTGCTTTCATCCTCGCTTAAAAGCGTAA
- a CDS encoding AAA family ATPase: MNDKHFVITIERQYGSGGRLTGKRLAEELGIHFYDEEILKMTSETSAIGEQYFRLADERAGNNMLYRIVTSMKPELTEPDKDGPNITSPENLFRFQSSVIRRLAASETCIIVGRCGNYVLQDQMDNLVRIFVYADTVTRIRRVMDVDKVDEAEALRRMRRIDKERTEYHRYFTGREWMDMENYDLPINASRIDYDQMIQLIKDYLKLKGFL; this comes from the coding sequence ATGAATGACAAACATTTTGTAATTACCATTGAACGCCAGTACGGAAGCGGCGGCCGCCTGACAGGCAAACGCCTGGCTGAGGAGCTTGGCATTCATTTTTATGATGAAGAGATACTTAAGATGACATCTGAGACCAGCGCCATAGGGGAACAGTACTTCAGGCTGGCTGATGAAAGGGCTGGAAATAACATGCTATACCGTATTGTGACCAGCATGAAGCCGGAGCTGACGGAACCGGATAAGGACGGCCCCAACATTACCTCGCCGGAGAACCTGTTCCGGTTCCAGTCATCGGTCATCCGCAGGCTGGCAGCCTCTGAGACATGTATTATCGTAGGCCGCTGCGGCAATTATGTGCTCCAGGACCAGATGGATAATCTGGTGCGCATCTTTGTGTATGCAGATACGGTCACCAGAATCCGCAGGGTTATGGATGTGGATAAGGTGGATGAGGCGGAAGCGCTCCGCAGAATGAGACGGATTGACAAAGAGAGAACGGAGTATCACCGCTATTTTACCGGCAGGGAGTGGATGGATATGGAAAATTATGACCTTCCCATCAATGCCAGCCGGATTGATTACGACCAGATGATTCAACTGATAAAAGACTATCTGAAGCTCAAAGGATTCCTGTAG
- a CDS encoding ABC transporter substrate-binding protein, whose amino-acid sequence MKKTIAMLLTAALSASLLSGCVSTSQGTSAAQSAETSAENGSENGSVQNAESSASGVSAADTSSADKTGESKAESSSDSYTIGVGQFAEHGSLDNCREGFMAGLAEEGIEEGVNLTVLYDNSQADGGTASQIATNFAGKGVDLMCGIATPMAQAEYGVAKKSDIPVIFTAVTDPVAAELANADGTPVGEITGTSDKLPVEAQLKMIRQILPEAKNIGIMYTTSEVNSESAIAEYKELAPQYGFEIVDTGISSSADIALAADTLINKVDCITNLTDNTVVASLPVILDKAAAKNIPVFGSEIEQVKIGCLAAMGLDYIELGKQTGKMAAQVLRGEKKASEMNFETIKEAAFYGNTQVAGNLGITLPEDLTGNAAELFTAIAQ is encoded by the coding sequence ATGAAAAAAACAATCGCAATGCTTTTAACTGCAGCTTTAAGCGCATCCCTCTTATCAGGCTGCGTATCCACTTCCCAGGGCACTTCAGCGGCCCAGTCCGCTGAAACCTCCGCCGAAAACGGGTCTGAAAACGGGTCTGTCCAGAACGCTGAGAGCTCAGCCTCCGGCGTGTCGGCCGCTGATACATCATCCGCTGACAAGACCGGTGAGTCCAAGGCAGAATCATCCAGCGATTCCTACACCATCGGCGTGGGACAGTTTGCGGAACACGGCTCCCTGGACAACTGCCGCGAAGGCTTCATGGCCGGCCTGGCAGAGGAAGGCATCGAGGAAGGCGTGAACCTGACCGTGCTCTATGATAATTCCCAGGCCGACGGCGGCACGGCCAGCCAGATTGCAACCAATTTCGCAGGCAAGGGAGTGGACCTGATGTGCGGCATCGCAACTCCCATGGCACAGGCAGAGTACGGTGTGGCTAAGAAGTCAGACATTCCTGTCATTTTCACTGCTGTAACCGACCCCGTAGCCGCAGAGCTGGCCAATGCGGACGGCACTCCGGTAGGCGAGATTACAGGCACCAGCGATAAACTCCCTGTGGAAGCCCAGCTTAAGATGATCCGCCAGATTCTTCCGGAAGCAAAAAACATCGGCATCATGTACACCACCAGCGAGGTGAATTCTGAATCCGCCATTGCAGAGTACAAGGAGCTGGCTCCCCAGTATGGTTTTGAAATCGTGGACACAGGCATCTCCTCTTCCGCTGATATTGCCCTGGCTGCCGACACCCTTATAAACAAGGTGGACTGCATCACCAACCTGACCGACAACACGGTAGTTGCCTCCCTTCCCGTTATCCTGGATAAGGCTGCCGCCAAGAATATCCCTGTATTCGGCAGCGAAATTGAGCAGGTGAAAATTGGATGCCTGGCTGCCATGGGACTGGACTACATCGAACTGGGCAAGCAGACAGGAAAGATGGCTGCACAGGTACTGCGCGGCGAGAAAAAAGCCAGTGAAATGAATTTCGAAACCATCAAGGAAGCCGCCTTCTACGGCAACACACAGGTGGCCGGGAATCTGGGCATCACACTGCCGGAGGATTTGACTGGAAATGCAGCTGAGCTGTTCACTGCGATTGCCCAGTAA
- the aroF gene encoding 3-deoxy-7-phosphoheptulonate synthase — protein sequence MIIIMKPNASDEAVKKVTNLIESKGLTAHLSKGSQVTIVGVVGDKTKLLDTNIEISEGVDKVVAVTESYKLVNKKFHPEDSVIPVGNTHIGPGTMTVMAGPCAIESQDQLMETAYAVKKAGATFLRGGAYKPRTSPYSFQGLEEEGLKYMKEAREATGLNVICEVTSAHAIESAVKYVDMLQIGARNMQNFELLKEAGKSGTPVLLKRGLCATIDEWLNAAEYIISEGNPNIVLCERGIRTYETSTRNTLDISAVPVIRQKSHLPIIVDPSHATGVRAYVEPLAKAAIAVGADGLMIEVHPCPARALSDGPQSLTFDAFEQLMKDLAPYAELSGRTFKAQ from the coding sequence ATGATTATCATTATGAAACCCAATGCTTCTGATGAAGCGGTCAAAAAGGTAACAAACCTCATTGAATCCAAGGGACTCACAGCCCATCTGTCCAAGGGCTCCCAGGTTACCATCGTAGGCGTGGTCGGCGACAAGACCAAGCTTTTGGACACCAACATTGAAATCAGCGAAGGCGTTGACAAGGTAGTGGCTGTCACGGAATCCTATAAACTGGTCAATAAAAAATTCCATCCTGAGGACTCGGTGATTCCGGTTGGCAACACCCACATCGGTCCGGGCACCATGACCGTGATGGCCGGTCCCTGCGCCATTGAATCCCAGGACCAGCTTATGGAGACCGCATATGCGGTAAAAAAGGCAGGAGCCACCTTCCTGCGCGGCGGCGCCTACAAGCCCCGCACATCCCCCTACTCCTTCCAGGGACTTGAGGAGGAGGGCCTTAAATACATGAAGGAAGCCAGGGAAGCCACGGGCCTCAATGTAATCTGCGAAGTCACCAGCGCCCATGCCATTGAGTCGGCTGTGAAATATGTAGATATGCTGCAGATTGGCGCCAGAAACATGCAGAACTTTGAACTGTTAAAGGAGGCTGGCAAATCCGGTACTCCCGTATTGTTAAAACGCGGATTGTGTGCTACCATTGACGAATGGCTCAATGCCGCCGAGTATATCATTTCCGAGGGCAATCCTAATATTGTGCTGTGTGAGCGCGGCATCCGCACATACGAAACTTCCACCAGAAACACCCTGGATATCAGCGCTGTTCCGGTCATCCGCCAGAAGAGCCACCTTCCCATCATAGTGGATCCCAGCCATGCCACAGGTGTCAGAGCCTATGTGGAGCCCCTGGCAAAGGCAGCCATTGCAGTGGGCGCGGACGGCCTTATGATTGAAGTCCACCCCTGTCCTGCAAGGGCACTGTCTGACGGCCCCCAGTCCCTGACATTTGATGCCTTTGAACAACTGATGAAGGATCTGGCTCCCTATGCAGAGCTGTCCGGACGCACCTTTAAGGCACAGTAA
- a CDS encoding cysteine hydrolase family protein, whose protein sequence is MSRLLVVVDMQKDFVDGALGSPEARAIVPNVLDKVKAYQDAGDEVVFTLDTHFADYMDTMEGKKLPVVHCVKGTPGWELVPELRGVPGTRFEKHTFGSRELADYAARGQYDFVELAGLCTDICVISNAMLIKAAVPDTSIQVDGSCCAGVTPQSHHNALSAMGMCHIDIV, encoded by the coding sequence ATGAGCCGGTTACTTGTAGTGGTGGATATGCAGAAGGATTTTGTGGATGGAGCTTTGGGCAGCCCTGAGGCCCGGGCCATTGTCCCTAATGTGCTGGATAAGGTTAAGGCGTACCAGGATGCCGGGGATGAGGTGGTGTTTACCCTGGACACCCATTTTGCTGATTATATGGATACGATGGAAGGGAAGAAACTTCCGGTGGTCCACTGTGTCAAGGGAACGCCGGGGTGGGAACTGGTACCGGAGCTCAGGGGAGTTCCGGGAACCCGTTTTGAGAAGCATACCTTTGGAAGCAGGGAGCTGGCTGACTACGCAGCCAGGGGACAGTATGACTTTGTGGAGCTGGCCGGCCTGTGCACGGATATCTGTGTCATATCCAACGCCATGCTGATTAAGGCAGCAGTTCCTGACACATCCATACAGGTGGACGGGTCCTGCTGCGCGGGCGTGACTCCCCAGAGCCATCACAATGCCCTCAGCGCTATGGGAATGTGCCATATAGACATTGTATAG
- a CDS encoding ABC transporter permease: MTTIILGIFEEGLVYAIMALGVYITYRILDFPDLSVDGTFPLGAAFTATGIAGGFIHPAAALPLSFLLGAMAGCVTGLIHVKLKVRDLLSGIIVMTALYSINLRVAGKSNLPIFSKDTIFSNPWLERTIPQALRPYTVTIILLVIVLICKLLLDAYLKTRSGYLLRAVGDNDVLVTSLAKDKGMVKIIGLAIANGFAALAGSVYCQQKGFFEISTGTGTIVIGLANVIIGTQLFKRFGFVKSTTAVIIGSIIYKACVSLALLLGDLTLTFGNITVSFPVTASDLKLITSILFLIILVASSSRGKKVKSHA; the protein is encoded by the coding sequence ATGACAACGATTATTTTAGGTATCTTTGAAGAAGGCCTGGTGTACGCCATCATGGCCCTGGGCGTATACATCACATACCGGATTCTGGATTTTCCGGATCTGTCTGTGGACGGAACCTTCCCTTTGGGAGCTGCTTTTACCGCTACCGGCATAGCCGGAGGTTTCATCCATCCGGCTGCGGCCCTTCCCCTCTCCTTTCTCTTGGGAGCCATGGCGGGCTGCGTCACCGGACTTATCCATGTCAAGTTAAAGGTACGGGACCTGCTGTCGGGAATCATTGTCATGACCGCCCTCTACTCCATCAACTTAAGGGTTGCAGGAAAGTCCAACCTGCCTATCTTCAGCAAGGACACGATTTTCAGCAACCCATGGCTGGAACGCACCATTCCCCAGGCCTTAAGGCCCTATACAGTAACCATCATCCTTCTGGTTATCGTCCTTATCTGCAAGCTGCTCCTGGACGCTTACCTGAAAACCCGTTCCGGCTATCTTCTCAGGGCCGTGGGTGACAATGATGTGCTGGTGACCTCCCTGGCCAAGGATAAGGGCATGGTGAAAATCATCGGCCTGGCCATTGCCAACGGATTTGCAGCCCTGGCCGGCAGCGTGTACTGTCAGCAGAAGGGATTCTTTGAGATTTCCACCGGCACAGGAACAATTGTCATCGGTCTGGCCAATGTCATCATAGGCACCCAGCTGTTCAAACGGTTCGGCTTCGTCAAGTCCACCACGGCTGTTATCATCGGCTCCATCATCTACAAGGCCTGTGTATCCCTGGCCCTGCTTCTGGGGGACTTGACGCTTACCTTTGGAAACATTACTGTCTCCTTCCCGGTGACAGCCTCTGACTTAAAGCTGATTACATCCATTTTGTTCCTTATTATCCTGGTGGCAAGCTCCTCCAGGGGAAAGAAGGTGAAAAGCCATGCTTGA
- a CDS encoding helix-turn-helix domain-containing protein → MELDYKAIGKRIKIQRIQREMTQEKLAELTGLSNPHISNVETGSTQVSLKSLIAIANALEITPDVLLCDNIRYGKHIFKNAVMEAVDDCDEVEIRIMADMVQALKRSIRYRKKYFKEQE, encoded by the coding sequence ATGGAACTGGACTATAAGGCAATAGGAAAACGAATCAAGATACAGAGAATACAAAGAGAAATGACCCAGGAAAAACTGGCGGAGCTTACGGGATTATCCAATCCCCATATTTCCAATGTGGAAACAGGAAGTACCCAGGTGAGCCTTAAATCCCTGATTGCCATAGCCAATGCCCTGGAGATTACTCCGGATGTGCTGCTTTGTGATAACATACGATATGGAAAGCACATTTTTAAAAATGCGGTTATGGAGGCTGTGGATGACTGCGACGAGGTGGAGATTCGGATTATGGCTGATATGGTCCAGGCGCTGAAGCGGTCCATACGGTACCGGAAAAAGTATTTTAAGGAGCAGGAATAA
- a CDS encoding ABC transporter ATP-binding protein, with protein MLELKHINKYYNAGTVNEMCLFEDFSLTIKDHQFVSVVGSNGSGKTSLLNIICGSIPLDEGRIIISGKDITRIPEYKRQRRIGRVYQNPAMGTCPTMTILENMSLADNKGKAFNLRPGTNRQRLEYYRESLRSLGLGLEDKMDVKVGVLSGGQRQAMALLMSTMTPIEFLILDEHTAALDPKTAETIMELTGKIVKEKNLTTIMVTHNLRYAVEYGDRLLMMHQGRAVVDKEAGEKQALCIDDILEKFNEISIECGN; from the coding sequence ATGCTTGAACTGAAGCACATCAATAAATACTACAATGCCGGTACAGTCAATGAAATGTGCCTGTTCGAGGACTTCAGCCTGACCATAAAGGACCATCAGTTTGTGTCCGTGGTGGGAAGCAACGGCTCCGGCAAAACCTCCCTCTTAAACATCATCTGCGGCAGCATTCCTCTGGATGAGGGACGAATCATAATCAGCGGAAAGGACATCACCCGGATTCCTGAATACAAGCGCCAGCGCCGCATTGGGCGGGTTTATCAGAATCCGGCCATGGGCACCTGTCCGACCATGACCATACTGGAAAACATGTCCCTGGCAGACAATAAGGGAAAGGCCTTTAACCTCAGGCCGGGAACCAACCGGCAGAGACTGGAGTATTACCGCGAATCCCTCCGCTCCCTGGGGCTGGGACTGGAGGATAAGATGGATGTGAAGGTGGGAGTCCTTTCCGGCGGCCAGCGCCAGGCCATGGCCCTTCTCATGTCCACCATGACTCCCATTGAATTCCTGATTTTAGATGAACACACAGCTGCCCTGGACCCCAAGACTGCCGAGACCATCATGGAGCTGACCGGAAAGATTGTAAAGGAAAAAAATCTGACCACTATCATGGTTACCCACAATCTGCGCTATGCGGTAGAATATGGGGACCGCCTCCTGATGATGCACCAGGGCCGCGCCGTGGTAGACAAAGAGGCCGGGGAAAAGCAGGCGCTCTGCATTGACGACATTCTGGAAAAATTCAATGAAATCAGCATTGAATGCGGCAATTAA
- a CDS encoding prephenate dehydrogenase, with protein MEKTTMTDSTIAFIGLGLIGGSIARAIRKTRPDIRIMAYMRSRSRLEQARKEGIVDVILDGIDENLRECDLIFLCTPVEYNAGYLSAIRPYLKQGALITDVGSTKCGIHEEIRRQGLEYCFVGGHPMAGSEKTGYENSTDHLLENAYYIVTPPEGKNSSRPQALSLNAERIVAVAKTIGAIPLVLDYREHDKVVAAISHLPHLVASSLVNLIKDHDTADGTMKQVAAGGFKDITRIASSSPEMWEQICMTNVAPISDILEAYIASLNKVLEEIKEHKGQDIYRLFETSRDYRNSITDKAKGSVEPSYEFTVDVSDEVGAISTISVILAAKGISIKNIGINNNRERGEGALKIAFYDEASMEAAWQRLDKYKYEMFRM; from the coding sequence ATGGAAAAAACGACCATGACCGATTCCACCATCGCATTCATCGGACTGGGGCTTATAGGCGGCTCCATTGCCCGCGCCATCCGAAAAACACGGCCGGATATTCGTATCATGGCCTATATGCGTTCCCGCTCCCGCCTGGAGCAAGCCCGGAAAGAGGGAATCGTGGATGTGATTTTGGATGGAATTGATGAGAACCTGCGCGAATGTGACCTGATATTCCTCTGCACACCGGTGGAGTACAACGCAGGTTATCTTTCCGCCATACGGCCCTACCTGAAACAGGGAGCACTGATTACAGACGTGGGCAGCACAAAATGCGGCATCCATGAGGAAATCAGGCGCCAGGGCCTGGAATACTGCTTTGTGGGCGGCCATCCCATGGCCGGCTCGGAAAAGACCGGCTATGAGAATTCCACAGACCATCTTCTGGAAAACGCCTACTACATCGTCACGCCTCCCGAGGGAAAGAACAGCTCCCGCCCGCAGGCTTTGAGCCTCAATGCAGAACGCATTGTGGCGGTTGCAAAGACCATTGGAGCCATTCCCCTTGTTCTGGATTACAGGGAACACGACAAGGTGGTGGCTGCCATCAGCCATCTCCCCCATCTTGTGGCTTCCAGCCTTGTGAATCTGATTAAGGATCACGACACAGCAGACGGCACCATGAAGCAGGTGGCCGCGGGCGGTTTTAAGGATATCACCCGGATTGCCTCTTCCTCCCCCGAGATGTGGGAACAGATATGCATGACCAATGTAGCCCCCATATCGGACATCCTGGAAGCATACATCGCATCTTTAAACAAAGTGCTGGAGGAAATCAAAGAACATAAGGGACAGGATATCTACAGGCTGTTTGAGACCTCCCGTGATTACCGCAATTCCATTACAGACAAGGCCAAAGGCTCCGTGGAGCCATCCTATGAATTCACTGTGGATGTAAGCGATGAGGTGGGCGCTATTTCCACCATATCCGTTATCCTGGCTGCCAAGGGCATCAGCATTAAGAATATCGGCATCAACAACAACCGCGAACGGGGTGAGGGAGCGCTTAAGATTGCCTTCTATGACGAGGCTTCCATGGAGGCTGCATGGCAGAGGCTGGACAAATACAAATACGAGATGTTCCGCATGTAA
- the aroA gene encoding 3-phosphoshikimate 1-carboxyvinyltransferase: protein MEFKRASHFKGEIRVPGDKSISHRAVMFGSVAQGLTEIHNFLQGADCLSTIACFEKMGIDIENKGGKVLVHGRGLHGLNAPREVLDCGNSGTTTRLISGILCGQNFDVTLTGDESICKRPMKRIMEPLAMMGARITSIKDNGCAPLLIKGGPVHGIHYDSRVASAQVKSAIMLAGLYADSPTSVTEPYVSRNHSELMLRLFGAQVSTEGTTAVIKPANELHGNQVMVPGDISSAAYFIAGGLMVPGSQVLIRNVGINPTRDGILRVCRDMGAHIELLNVSGGTGEPTADILVRHGSLHGTVIGGSVIPTLIDELPVIAAMACFAEGETVIRDAGELKVKESNRIAVMVQGLAAMGADVTETEDGMIIRGGAPLHGAVIDSRKDHRIAMTFAVTALCADGITEIRDADCVNISYPGFYSDLKKLAQG, encoded by the coding sequence ATGGAATTTAAAAGAGCATCCCATTTCAAGGGCGAAATCAGGGTTCCCGGAGATAAATCCATCTCCCACCGGGCCGTCATGTTCGGCTCCGTCGCACAGGGGCTTACAGAGATACACAATTTTCTCCAGGGAGCGGACTGCCTGTCTACCATTGCATGTTTTGAGAAAATGGGAATTGATATAGAAAACAAGGGCGGGAAGGTGCTGGTCCATGGCCGTGGCCTGCACGGACTGAACGCGCCACGGGAAGTCCTGGACTGCGGAAACAGCGGCACCACCACGCGCCTCATATCCGGAATCCTCTGCGGCCAGAACTTTGACGTCACGCTCACAGGAGACGAATCCATCTGTAAGCGGCCCATGAAGCGTATTATGGAGCCCCTTGCCATGATGGGAGCCCGCATCACCAGCATAAAAGACAATGGCTGTGCTCCCCTGCTCATCAAGGGAGGTCCTGTCCACGGCATCCACTATGACTCCAGGGTAGCTTCCGCCCAGGTGAAATCCGCCATTATGCTGGCTGGTTTATATGCAGACAGCCCCACCAGCGTGACCGAACCATATGTGTCCAGGAATCACTCTGAGCTGATGCTGCGGCTTTTTGGCGCCCAGGTGTCCACCGAGGGAACCACGGCAGTCATAAAGCCTGCCAACGAACTCCATGGCAATCAGGTCATGGTGCCGGGAGATATCTCTTCTGCCGCCTATTTCATTGCCGGAGGCCTTATGGTGCCCGGCTCACAAGTTCTGATACGCAATGTGGGAATCAATCCTACCAGGGACGGTATCCTGCGTGTATGCCGTGATATGGGAGCGCATATTGAGCTTCTGAATGTAAGCGGCGGAACAGGCGAACCAACCGCCGATATCCTTGTACGCCACGGCAGCCTTCATGGAACCGTCATAGGCGGCTCCGTCATACCTACCCTGATTGACGAGCTTCCTGTCATCGCAGCCATGGCCTGCTTTGCAGAGGGTGAGACCGTCATTCGGGATGCCGGAGAGTTAAAGGTAAAGGAGTCCAACCGGATTGCAGTCATGGTCCAGGGACTGGCTGCCATGGGCGCTGACGTGACAGAGACAGAGGATGGAATGATTATCCGGGGAGGCGCTCCTCTCCACGGAGCTGTCATCGACAGCCGCAAAGACCACCGTATTGCCATGACATTTGCCGTCACTGCCCTGTGTGCGGACGGCATTACAGAGATAAGAGACGCTGACTGTGTCAATATATCCTATCCCGGCTTTTACAGCGATTTAAAGAAACTGGCACAGGGATAA
- a CDS encoding ZIP family metal transporter, giving the protein MSSIFAGIMIPFIGTTAGAACVFFLKNALKPSVQKAFLGFASGVMVAASVWSLLIPSMDMSGHMGKLAFIPASVGFLLGIGFLLLLDEIIPHLHIDTEQPEGPKSDWKKSTMLVLAVTLHNIPEGMAVGVAFAGLLSQNGTITMAGALALSVGIAIQNFPEGAIISLPLKEAAGKGKAFIYGTLSGVVEPIGALLMLVLAEFLGPVLPYFLSFAAGAMIYVVVEELIPESAEGEHSNVATIGFAVGFVVMMILDVALG; this is encoded by the coding sequence ATGAGCAGTATATTTGCGGGGATCATGATTCCCTTTATCGGGACCACGGCAGGAGCAGCCTGCGTGTTCTTTCTGAAAAACGCATTAAAACCCAGTGTCCAGAAGGCATTTCTGGGATTTGCGTCAGGGGTAATGGTGGCGGCTTCTGTCTGGTCCCTTTTGATTCCGTCCATGGACATGAGCGGACATATGGGCAAGCTGGCTTTCATTCCTGCTTCCGTGGGCTTTCTTTTGGGAATTGGTTTCCTGCTCCTGTTGGATGAGATTATACCTCATCTGCATATTGATACAGAGCAGCCGGAAGGTCCAAAGAGCGACTGGAAGAAGAGTACCATGCTGGTGCTGGCAGTGACCCTCCACAATATACCGGAGGGAATGGCAGTGGGCGTTGCGTTTGCGGGACTTTTGTCCCAGAACGGGACAATCACCATGGCAGGCGCTCTGGCTTTGTCTGTGGGTATTGCCATACAGAATTTCCCGGAGGGAGCCATCATATCCCTGCCGCTTAAGGAGGCAGCCGGGAAAGGAAAAGCATTCATTTATGGTACGCTTTCGGGCGTAGTGGAGCCCATAGGCGCCCTGCTTATGCTGGTGCTGGCCGAGTTTTTAGGTCCGGTTCTTCCATACTTCCTGTCCTTTGCAGCAGGCGCCATGATATACGTGGTAGTGGAGGAACTGATTCCGGAATCAGCTGAAGGAGAGCATTCCAATGTGGCAACCATTGGATTTGCCGTTGGTTTTGTGGTCATGATGATACTGGATGTGGCGCTGGGGTAG
- a CDS encoding amidase domain-containing protein, with amino-acid sequence MKEIGYQREAVLEYAKRWAKGRNPRYLDFEHMGGDCTNFASQCIYAGSGVMNYTPTMGWYYSSGSNRSPSWTGVAYLYNFLTGNKSAGPYGVETNEKGVEPGDIVQLGNKNGYYHSPVVVDVAGNNILVAAHSYDAYMRPLDSYIYEKVRFIHIQGVRNW; translated from the coding sequence TTGAAGGAGATTGGATATCAGAGGGAAGCTGTCCTGGAATACGCGAAACGATGGGCTAAGGGGAGGAATCCGCGGTATCTGGATTTTGAACATATGGGCGGGGACTGCACCAATTTTGCATCCCAGTGTATTTATGCCGGAAGCGGGGTCATGAACTACACGCCGACCATGGGATGGTATTACAGCAGCGGATCCAACAGAAGTCCCAGCTGGACCGGGGTCGCGTATCTTTATAATTTTCTCACAGGAAATAAATCCGCAGGTCCCTATGGGGTGGAAACCAACGAAAAGGGCGTGGAGCCGGGCGATATTGTACAGCTGGGAAATAAGAACGGATATTACCACAGTCCTGTGGTTGTTGATGTGGCGGGAAATAATATTTTGGTGGCTGCCCACAGTTATGATGCATATATGCGGCCCCTGGATTCCTATATCTATGAAAAGGTCCGTTTCATACATATACAGGGTGTACGCAACTGGTAA